Genomic window (Eptesicus fuscus isolate TK198812 chromosome 17, DD_ASM_mEF_20220401, whole genome shotgun sequence):
AGGCTTCCATCTATGTCTACCAGTAAGAATTGACCTctggcacagaggaaggaagCAATGCAAGTCAACTCAAGAAGTTAAAAAGCTCCCGAGGTTGGGGTCATTGAGTGGAGGGGCAGACATACCACACCCCAGAGGTCCCTGAAGGTGTCACTGAACAAAGACTGTGAATCCTGCTGGATCAAAACTCTTGTTAGGGAGTCATCAATACGAAAGGACCAAAGAGAAAAGGAGTCATAAATCATGAAGAAGGATCCAGGCAGAAACACCTTTGGGCcaaacttccaaaaaaaaaataaaaaaatacgtGGACAGAACTAATCTTCGGTTTCACCAGTGCCTCTTCTCTGTCTTTTACAATTAAACCTTTGATTTGATCTGGTTTTGATTTTTATGGttggtgtgaggtagggatctTGTTTAATGCGTTCCTAAATGGAGACCCTTAGTTCCAACACCATCAATAGTCCACGTTAAGAAAACTCTTTCAGGTTTCTCCTCTGCTGCTCACACTGATGATAGTTGTTGTGGGTGTTTTtccacaccaagcaattctctgtGGCTACCAACTGGTGTTCTACAATTTTCAGTTCTCTTACTATCCAGAATTAGCACagaccccacaggttaagggctcagtccctcCACTTTAGGTTACCCACAACTTCTTTTCAACTTGGCTACAAATTGAAAGTTCCCATAACCCCCTCCTTtggtttgataatttgctagagCGACTCTCAGAACCCAGGAAAACAGTTTACTAACTATTGTCAATTTATTACAAAGGATATTTTAAAGGATACaaatgaacagccagatgaagagatacagAGGGTGAGATTTGgaagtgtctccagcacagcaatttcTGGTCCCTGGACTTGGGGTGGGCCACCCTCCCATCACATGGATGTGTTCACGAACATGGAAGTTCTCCAAAGCCCATACTTCagggatttttatggaggcttcaccACTTAAGGCATGATCAATTATTAACTCAATTTACAACCCCTCTTCCTGCTCCAGAGAAGGGAGGCATGGCTGAAAATTCCAAACTTACCATGGCTTgatctttctggtgaccagccctCATCCAGGATCCCACCAGAGTTTCCTCATTAAAACAAAAGACACTTatcggctggtgttgctcagtggttgagcattgaccgatgaaccaggaggtcatggttcgattcccggtcagggcacatgcccaggttgtgggctggatccccaataggggccatgcaggaggtgccgatcgatgattctctctcatcattgatgttactatctctctctccctttcccttcctctctccaaaatcaattaaaaaaaaaaaagacacttgtGTTACCTAGGAAATTCCAAGCAATTTAGGAGATCTGTATCAGACATtcctatcactcaggaaattaTGAGGGTTTTAGGAATTCAGTGTCAGGAACCGGGTCAAAGACAAAATACTAACAGGAACTGGGGGCAgagccaatatatatatatatacttataatatTATTCAcatctatcacacacacacacacacacacacacacacacacacacacacacacgcccttaCCGTCAGTGTTCCTTCTTACTTGAAGCATATTTCTGTATATGCctggtctatttctgggctctctattgcATTCCACTGGCCCatttgtctgttcttgttccagtgCTACACTCACTATAGCTTTATGATAACTGTCAATAATTGTAGTGCAAGTTTTCCCACCTTATTTTTCTCTAAGAGTATCATTGTTCTTctgtataaattttagaatcagcttgccAAGTtccttgaaaaacacacacacctcccagtTAGGAATTTTATTGGGATCTCATTAATATATAGATCAGTTTGGAGGAAAATGGGACATCTTTATGATCTTGTTGCATATTGCTTCATCCCCATTCTTCCTATTGTATCCTCCtggaaattctgttttaaaaatgtcagagccctggccagtttgggtcagtggatagagcatcggcctgcagactgaagggtcctgggttcgattccggtcaagggcacatgcccaggttgcgtgctcgatccccagtagggggcgtgcaggaggcagccagtcaatgattctctctcatcattgacatttctctctctctctccctctcccttcctctctgaaatcaacaaaaatatattttaaatatactagtggcctggtgcacaaaatttgtgcacggggggtggggtgggataggATGGCTCCCTcagttcagcctgcaccctctccaattggggaccccttgggggatgtctgactgccggttgaGGCCTGATctctgtcggacatccctctcacaacctgggactgctggctcctaaccgcccacctgcctgcttgcctgattacccctaactgcctctgcctgcctgcctgattgcctctaacccaTCTGCCtacttgcctgatcgcccctaactgccctcccctgctggcctgatcttgcccctaactgctctcccctgccggccttattgcccctaactgcctctgcctggctgatcactcctaactgccctcccctgccggcctgatgtcgcccccaactgccctcccctacaggcctgatgtcgcccccaactgccctcccctgccagcctgatgtcgcccccaactgccctcctctgctggcctgatctcacccctaactgccctcccctgcaggcctgatctcacccccaactgccttcccctgccaacatgatcttgcccccaatggccctcccctgccggcctggtctcgcccccaattgccctcccctgcaggcctgatcaccctaactgcctctgtcttggctcccaccaccatggctttgtccggaaggaagtcggacgtctggaagatggccagtcgacccggtctagttagcatattacccttttattagtataaataggttatataggataggattgcttaaatggggggcggggggagcctttttcagcaggaggagatgcacttggcagacaaaaatacataatccctatatctggactgatagccagccatatgactatactgccaaactggtcattaaaaaattgaaccactttcttacactttACACCAAACAGcagttgcccttaaaacccctcctcagcccccacattaggttctgccttcacagttcatccagattaggttttgattggtcggtttctatgccattcagcatcaaaagctctgcctcctaggcagccattggctcctcgcacttcacccagatttggttctgattggtcagtttctatggcAGTCAGTGttaaaagctccgcctcctaggcagccattggctcctcgcagttcacccagatttggttctgattggtcagtttctatgccagtcagagtctctgggcctatctccgggcctgatcagagaggcggggataatcagcagcccccgcggccgctggcaaggcctggagagaaagaaaggcaaggGCTGaacaacagctgccatggaggctgaggatcagaccctgcttctctctccgggcctctctccGAGCCTGATCCACAGCTCCCTGGGTTGCCACGGTACCCACACcactgactgtaggactgacttccagttttCGGTTGTCCGTTCattcattttggatgttacggaccctggctctttatatatatatatatatatatatatttttttttttaaaggtattagttttttaaataagaccatctgccctggcagggtggctcagttggttggagcatcatcctatacaccaaaggttgtgggtttgatccccaatcaggatgaatgtgggagacaaccgatcaatgttttcctctctccctctccctctcgctctctctcctctctctttctcttccccttcctctctcactaaaagataatttaattgggtgaggattaaaaataaagtcagaccaTCTGAgtttcagttattatatttttcatttctagaagtcTATACGGTTCTTTTAATTTCTGCTTGGTCattctttattatctctttttcCCTGTTCATATTTTCAAGAGTCTCTTATTTCTTAAACTCAGTATTTCATAATCTGTGTCTGATATATCCCATATCTGAAATTTTTTGAGTCTGATTCTTCTGTTTGCTATTTGTGCTGGCTCTGTCTCATATTGCCTTGTTTCCTTGTatgttttgattaaaaaaaaacaaaaacaaaccaagaaactgtgaccttattatttcttttccttggaACTTTATCTCGGGAATTATTTGAGGCTTGGTTTGAGGTTGTTTTCCTACAAAGAGGATTTGCATTTCCTTCTGCTAACCCAGGGACactttgaattaaattaaaagtctGGTCAAGAGTTTTCTGCCTGCACAGGTATCTGCAAACCGACCTTTGTGGATTCAGTCTAACATGAGGTGAAACCCTCACTCTGTTATttactgtgtgacctcaggcaagtcatttaatctctctgcCTGTCCCATCATCTGTGAAATAGCAATAACACTTGCCACCTGAGGCAACTGCAAGGATGAAATGGGATAATGTACATAAATAAAGTGCTTACCTGGGGTTCTTTCACACAGTTGGTAGACAGTGAAAGTCATTCTCTTCCCCTGAAGAGCCCCCCTTTTCTGCCCCAGCCAGTGGGGATAGCCTAGCGGTAGCCCCCAGCTTTAGTCCAGTCTTCCTCATGCAGGATCCGAGTTAGAGTGGGAGCCGAGTactttattaatcctcacctgaggatatttttcctttgatttttagagaggggagagcgagaaagagagaaagatagagagacacagagagagaaacattgatgtgaaagagacacatcgattattGCCTTTGCACATggcccgatcagggccggggatcgagccacacctgaggtacatgcccttgaccggaattgaacccaagacccttcggtccccagccaacgctctttccactgagccaaaccggctaggtcagGGGCCAAGTACTTTAGACCTCACTCCTGTGGCTCCTTCTGCCTTCAGCTTTGGGATGACAGCCTCCGGAAGCCTGTGAGAGGTGCTCCTGCTCAGCCCTGACTGTGGTGGGGTGTTGTCTGGGAGGCCAGTTGCggccaagaaacaagaaaaaacacgACTTGTATTGCTTCTTCAGATGCTGCAGGATTCTTGGGTTCATTGGTTAtgattatgttaaaaaaatactctttGTAACTATATGGTGGAACATAAATAACAAGtcattaaaattgtttataatttaaatCATGGGAACATACATTGACAGTAATATAAATGTGAAATAGACAGAAAGTTGTTTATTgccaagaaaacattttaaatactttatataacaaagaatataaaatatttaataatatgaaCTCAACTATAttgagaaaaatggagaaaaggaagCTGGATGGAAATATGCCCAGGTGTCAACAGTGGTTATTTCTGAATGATGGAATTCTTGAGTAATCTTTTTCTGCAATGGCAGAATGGAATAGACATAGTCAAAAGGTGGCCTTGGAGCCAGAAAGTCTTGCGTTAAATTGGTACCTGCGTGGCCTTAGACAAACAACAACCTCTCTGGGTGTTAGTTTCCTCACTgttgggttattttattttattttttttaaatatattttattgattttttacagagaggaaggagagggagagagagttagaaacatcgatgagagagaaacatcaatcagctgcctcctgcacgccccctactggggatgtgcccgcaaccaaggtacatgcccttgactggaatcgaacccgggacctttcagtccacaggccgacgctctatccactgagccaaaccggtcagggctgttgggttattttgaggatcaaatgaataATGGGTCTAAAGCAGCGGTCACCAGCCTTTCGGACCTCtgtggaccaccagtggtctgtggaccaccggttggcgaccactggtctaaagtgCCTAGCCTTTGGTCTGGCACAAACTGGCTCCATAAACGGTGACAGTTAATATTTTTACACATCTGTattctttctatatttaaaaagtactgAACATGTAGTACTTTATAATCAGTTACAATACAGCAGTAACAACAATAAGAACAGTATATGCTTGCTGATAGAAGTATTTTACGTCCCCAGGTTGGGTGTGTGCAGTTTCCAGACTCTTCCCTGACTCCAAGGATAGACCCAAAGACTAAATACTTAGGAGCCACTGCAATGGGGTAGCGTGGGCTGGGCAGTGGGTCCTGGCCCTGGCCTGAGGAtgagggggctgggcagagggtgaactgcagccctggctttagAGGTGCTGAGCCTCCTCTTCTGTCCTGCCTAGGACGCAATGAGCCCCTGAAGAAGGAGCGGCTGAAGTGGAAGAGCGACTACCCCATGACGGACGGGCAGCTGCGGAGCAAGCGGGATGAGTTCTGGGACACAGCACCTGCCTTCGAGGGCCGCAAGGAGATCTGGGACGCCCTCAAGGCTGCCGCCTATGCGGCTGAGGCCAATGACCATGAGCTGGCTCAAGCCATCCTGGATGGAGCCAGCATCACCCTGCCACATGGTGAGCGCCAGGGTCGGGGCTTGGTCCCCGCTGGAGGCGGGGCCATCAGCGCTGTGTGGAGGAGAGGGTGGTCAGCCACACTAGGAGTTGCTATCCAAGCTGGTGGGTGGCGGGTGTGGCTATCCACTTGTTCATTCAGCAGACCTTATGAGCAGGACCAGGAGTGAGGGCACAAAGAAAAATGAGACACAGGCCCTGTTTGCCCAGTGAGGGAGTGGAAAGGCACCAGCAAACCTCAAAGTGTGCTGAGAGCAGGCTAAGGATTACTCAGGGTGCTCTGAGATCCCAGAACACCTAAGGGACCAACCTTCTGTTGGGTACTTATGTGCTGAGCACTGAACTAGAAGCTTCTGCGTTACCTCATTTACATTCATAACAGCCCGTGGGACTGTGTAAAGAGGGGGTAACGGTAGAACTCTATAGAGTCTTAGACCTAGGTTTAACATGAGTGTTCCCctgctttgtgaccttgagctaGGAGCTTCTCGAATGTCAAGCCTCAGTGACTTTAAGTGGGTATATCTACTTCATGGGCCGGTTGTTAGGATTCAGTGAGCTACCCTAACATCATTTAGTTTAGTCCTAGCACTCAGTAGGTGCTCAGGGCACAGTAAATATATTTCTACATGCAGTACATTGTACATgcaaggaaattgaggctcactAGGTACAACACCACCCCCTCTCACCCCCAGTCAAGACATGAAGAGCAGGGCCTGTACTGTTTCATCATTCTTTTAAACCCAGCACATATGCTCAGGAATGttgttgaataaacaaatggaaaattaaataatttgccagGGTTGTACAAACCAGTATCTGGTAGAGACAGAATGCCAGCCAGGTCTTCCTGACTATACCTTGAGCTCCTCCAAGCTCTCCCAGGGACACATGACTGAAGGGTGGGTTTGGGACTGTGGGTGGCCATGACAAGTGTattagtctgcttgggctgctataacaaaataccatagactgaatGGCTTATTAAACAACAAACTTATTTCTCAGAGTTCTTGAGGCTGGGAAGCTCAAGACCAAGGTGCCAGGTGGAATCAGTTTTTGGcaagagctctcttcctggcttgtagatggccgcCTGCTTGCATTTTCCTTAcatggtagagagagagagagagggagcattCTTGTGTCTCTTATAATGACACTAATTCTGCCAGATCAGGGTCCCACCCAAATGATCTCGTTTCACTTTAATTACTCTCATATAGGCCCCTGTTTCCAAATACAGTGATATTGGGTTTAGAACTTCAACATACGGATCTTTTGTGGAGATAAAATTCAGCCCCCAAGCCGACTCTGATAGCCCTGTCTTTCCCACAGGTACTCTCTGTGAATGCTACGATGAGCTGGGCAATCGCTACCAGCTGCCCATCTACTGCCTGTCGCCACCCGTGAACCTGCTGCTGGAGCACACTGAGGAGGAGAGTGTGGAGCCCCCGGAGCCCACACCCAGCGTCCGCCGTGAGTTCCCGCTGAAGGTGCGCCTCTCCACGGGCAAGGACGTGAGGCTCAGCGCCAGCCTGCCCGACACAGTGGGGCAGCTCAAGAGGCAGCTGCACGCCCAGGAGGGCATCGAGCCGTCCTGGCAGCGATGGTTCTTCTCTGGGAAGCTGCTCACAGACCGCACGCGGCTCCAGGAAACCAAGATCCAGAAAGATTTTGTCATCCAGGTCATCATCaaccagcccccaccaccccaggacTGAGGAGCCTACGGACCCCTGGgcagagaggccagggagggcctCTGCGGGGCTGAGAGGCCCCCGGGCTGGAgcaccaggcccctccctgctgctgcctTTGAGAGCTGATATTTTCTTGAGGGGTGCCTCCCTGCTGTTTGGCTGCTGGGCGAGCCCTAAAAGGGacctgcctcccagggccaccGTGGGCCAccagtgcccagcacccaggAAGCAGTGCTGCCACACAGGCCTTGCCAACCTTGTCAGAGAAAGGAAAACTGGGGCCCTCCACCCTGCCCGTCTCCCACAGCAGGTTCGAGCCATGAGGGCCAGCTGGAGGCCCCTGAAGCCCAGATCTGCCATCTGGTGCTTCCAGCTGTGCTCACTCGGTTTTCTGCTCAGGGTCTGAAGCAGCTgctgtctccctcccctgcccctacCCCCTGACTCTGCCCGGGGCACAGTGCCAgtgccctggaggggaggggactgcTCATGAGCcccaggagctgggagcctgAGGCCAACCTttgcctctcctgcccccagcacAATTGGCAGAGATGAGGCGGTTGGCCGGACAGCTGGGCTGCTGTGGCAGGGGTCTGCACAGGGCCATCTCCTGGCTGTAACCCAAGCGATGGGGTGCCTGCAGCCAGTCATGGCCCCACAGCAGCCCCTGTGTACAGACATATCTGCATATTTATCAATAAAGCCTTttgctccttccttctctcttgccTGGCTATGACTTTGGGTTGACTCCCCTGCAGCTCTGTGGAGCCTGGGAACCGGTTCTGGTGTGGGAGAAGGTGGGTGCCcggcctcccagctgctcagggtgCAGCAGAGAGTACAGTGGAGCAAACTTTGAACACTAGTGGCTGGGCCCTGTGTTCTCAGGGATCTTCAGGAAAAGCCACTCAACCTCTGAATCCACTTCGCTTATCTTTCAAGTGGATGTGATGCCAcctgccctgtctcctccctcagTTGCTGGGAGGAGTCCATGGGCTAACAGATGTGAAGAAGGCAGCATCTCAGGAAGGTGGTGTTAGGTACCTGCCGGTCTGTTCCTGCAGCAGGAGGGTGCTGGATTCTGGCTCCAGCCTGAGCCAGACCCTCAGGACTAAGGTTTGTGTGGATCCTGGAGACGCTGCTCACTTGCTTGATGTTAAAGCAAAATTTCTGACAAACTTGGAGCATGTGTTGGCTTGCCAGCAAGGGGACCAGAGAAAAAAGGGAGCTGTTCCTGTGCTTCCTTAGGGGAAAGTGTGCATATAAGCAGAGAGGGGAATCTTGGATAAGGTGGCCTAGCTAAGGACAGGCCACGTGAGTGTTACAGAACCTCAGAGCTGTGGTGTCCATGGCAGTTAAACATGGGGCTGAGCAGGATCAGGCTGCTGCTTCTCCAGTTGGGAGTAATTTCCTTTCTCAGTGAGCATGGCTTGTTCCCAGTCAGGGAGGcctgacaggaaacaggagaGAAGGACGATCAGTCCGAGCTGGTGTGGTCATCTGAGCTTGGCGATGTACTCTGGCCCTTCCACTGGCTTCCTGAGACCCTTATTGAAGGAAGACCCTATACCTCCTGCAGAGGCCCCCTAACACAGCCGGATGAGGAACTAATGGACATACAGCCAAATGCAGGGATGCTCTGCTAGGGGGCGCTGTGGGACCCCAGAGAGGCAAAGGCCTGCACGAACTGTGCACAGAGGGAGGCAGCTGCCCTGACCCCCACCAGCCACCTGGCACTTCAGTGGGGATGAAGCATCTGCCCCTTTCCAGATCCAGCAGGGCCTGAATACAGGACAGCCCAGGACACAGGACTGTCTTGGGTCCCCACTTTGGCTTTCGGGTCCCCTGATTAGCACTGGCTGGGCACAGTTTTCAGGCGTCCAGCAGGTGGCACTGCCATCAGGGCTAGAGGCAGCCAGTGGGTCCTTCCTGCAGCCCAGCTGCCCTGGCTAAGGACCAGCTGGGCCTAAGCACTCATGGTAAAAGCTGAGCAGgctccttcctgcagcccctgctcTCGGGGTGCTGTGCCCTCCAGCTCTCATAGGCCAGTGGATGTGGGGGGCAACTGTCCTTGCCTCCCCCTGCTCTCTCCGGCTACCCAGGGTGAaggtggcgggggcagggaggggggcaggtggagaaTTGAGCCGGTGAGCTCATGGCAAAGGCGCCCagcagggcgggggtgggtgcCCTGGTCTATAAAGCCCCCGTGGCTCTTTGGCCTGCAGAAGCGGGTATGGACAGCACCATGGCGGGCTCCGAGGCGCTACAGAGCGCCACAGCGCTTATTGAGGAGCGGCTGGCacaggaggaggagaatgaggtATGGGCAGAGGTGTGGGTGCCCAAGGGGGTTCTGAGGAGATCCAGCTCTGCTgtcaagggaaggaagaggctggCTGCCACGCCTGTGGTGGAAGGAGGACAGGTGTCCCTAGGGCTCCATTCCAGCCAGAGGGTCTCCTGGTGGAGAGGGCTGGCGGTGGGAGACTTGAGGCATCAGCCCTAAGAACTGAGGGACAGTGAATGAGCCAAGCTGGGCTCCCGAGACCCTGCCCATGCACCTGGGCCTTGAGATAAGCCGGGCTGCACAGAATGAGACAGCTGGGAAGCTGCCTGGGGATGTGGGAATGTGGGTCCCTGCGATCCCCCAGTTTCTGGGTGGGAGACTGAGACAGGAGGAACTCCAGGTTGGTCACTGAAGAAGAATAAAGactgggagcagagggagaaaggaagcagGGGTCTCCCCAGGACTGCCAGCCACACCTGGAGAGGCCGTGGGAGCATGGGGCTCTGGGCAATTGCATTTTCTTCTGAATAAAGAAATGGGGGGAGGAGCGTGCCAGCTtgtcctgcttttcttttctttttttattgtctaaagttttacatatgtctccttttcccccaattgaccccctctcccccagccattcccactcagggcaagcc
Coding sequences:
- the UBTD1 gene encoding ubiquitin domain-containing protein 1, with translation MGNCVGRQRGERPAAPGHPRKRAGRNEPLKKERLKWKSDYPMTDGQLRSKRDEFWDTAPAFEGRKEIWDALKAAAYAAEANDHELAQAILDGASITLPHGTLCECYDELGNRYQLPIYCLSPPVNLLLEHTEEESVEPPEPTPSVRREFPLKVRLSTGKDVRLSASLPDTVGQLKRQLHAQEGIEPSWQRWFFSGKLLTDRTRLQETKIQKDFVIQVIINQPPPPQD